A window of Pseudomonadota bacterium genomic DNA:
GAAGCTAATTTCAATAAACTGATTCATGAACTCGCATCCATGCGCGGTTATGGATGGGTAAAACCCGAAGGCATACGAAAAGAGCTGGAAAAAATGACAAAGGAATATAAAAAATAAAACAACGGAGGTTTTATTATGGGAATTTTAAGAATGCCGTATGTTTTAGAACAGACGCCGCAGGGACAGAGGCAGTTGGATATTTATACGAGGCTTTTGACTGACAGAGTGGTTTTTCTGACAGGTGAGATCAATGATGATGTGGCAGATGTTATTATTGCCCAGTTTTTTTATCTGGAGTCAGCAGAGAGTAAAAAGGATATTTATTTTTACATCAACAGCCCCGGTGGAGTGGTAACGGCAGGTCTGGCTATTTACGACACCATGCAGTATATCTCCTGCGATGTGGCAACCATCTGTCTTGGCCAGGCGGCATCCATGGGCGCTGTGCTTTTAGCTGCCGGGGCCAGGGGAAAGAGGATGGCAATGCCCAATGCCAGAGTAATGATTCATCAGCCTCTTGGCGGAGCGCAGGGGCAGGCGTCTGATGTTGAGATACAGGCAAAGGAAATGGTCAGGATGAAGCAGCGGTTAAATGAAATCCTTGTTGAGCATACATGCCAGTCCATGGAAGTAATCAGAAAGGATACAGATAGAGATTTTTTTCTGACGGCTGAAGAGGCAGTGGAATATGGTCTTATAGATAAAGTGATAAAAAAGAGAAGCTGATAGATTCTCACCCCAAATGAAATATAAAGGGCATAAGGAGAACATGTTATGAGCTTTTTCTCGGACATTAAAAAGCTTTTTAAGAAAGAACAGCCTGCCCATGCAGCAGGAAAAGATGAGGCAGCTATCCCTGCCAAAGCGCCAAACAAGGGTGGAACCGTCTTACGTAAACCGGATGAAGTTGAGCCAATTGTTGAAAACAGGTCAGATGAGGATGCCGAGGCTTCTCCATGGAAGGTCGATAGAATCATCCTAAATGAGTACATTATTGAGCGTGAATTGGGTCAAGGCGGTATGGGAACCGTGTATCTGGTTGCAAAAAGAGCATCCGATGGCACCCGCTTTGCGGTAAAGACGCTTCTTTCATCAGTGCTTAAAGATGAGATATATAAGAATCTATTCATGAAAGAACTCAGGACATGGATAGAGCTTCCCGAACATCCTCACATCACAGCCTGCAGGTTTTTCCGCACGGTGGATGACCGGCTCGCCATCTTTGCGGAATACATAGACGGCGGCACGCTCCGTGACTGGATCAGGGGAAAGAAGCTCAACAGTCTTGAGAAGATACTTGATGCTGCAATTCAAACCGCATGGGGTCTTGAGGCAGCGCACACTCAAGGCGTGATTCATCAGGACATGAAGCCTGCCAATGTGCTTATGACCAAAGACGGCACTGCCAAGATTACTGATTTTGGCCTTGCCCGTGCGAAAAACACCCTTGGTGTGGACAGGCTGACGGGGGACATACCAAAATCCGCAGGAGTAAGCACCCTCGGCATGACTAAGGAGTATTGTTCACCTGAGCAGGCAGCCTGGCAGGAACTTGCGCACAAAACAGACATATGGAGCTGGGGGCTTTCAGTATTTGAGATGTTTAAAGGCTCTGCAACATGGGGGCCTGGAACCATTGCCATGCATGCCCTTGAAGAATACATTAAAAGCAAGCCTGCTCCTGATCTTCCCAGGTTGCCTGAAAGCGTAGCAGCAGTATTGAGGCGCTGTTTTGAGGATGAGCTTTCAAAGCGCTGGGATAATTTAGGAGAAGCAGCAAAGGAACTTATAGAAATTTACCGAAAGGAAACAGGCAAGGAATATCATCGCAAGAAACCTGAAATAAAGTCCCGGCAAGGCCTTGAAGATATTACCCATGACCGAAGGACAATAAGAGGTACAAAGTGGGAGGATCCGAGGGTGCATCTTGCAGAGGCATTGAAGCTCTCGGGCCGTGATCAGTCTGAGCTTGAGGCTCTACTAAAGGAGCAGAAGGGTTCAAGAAAGGCGCAGGCGCTTCTGGATCTGGAAGTGTATGAACGGGTTTTGAGTCTACATTCTAACCTAATAGAACAGGGGAGAAAGGAATTCCAAACAACTCTTGCATCGCTTTTAGTCCACAAGGCATTTGTTCATGAAGACGTAGCTGATGTTCCGGGGGCTATTGCGATGTATGATAAGGCGATACAGATATATGAGAGGCTTGTGAACGAGGAGGGCAAGACTGAGCCTTCAAATGCCCTTGCTGATGTCTACATCAACAAGGCAAATGCGGTAATGCAGCTTGGAGACAACCGTTTTGCAGCAGAGATATCTGATAAGGCGATACAGATATATGAGAGGCTTGTGGACGAGGAGGGTAAGACTGAGTTTTCAAATAATCTTGCCAGGGTCTACATGAACAAGGCAATTGCCGTAAGTGCCCTTGGAGACAACCGTTTTGCAGCAGAGATATCTGATAAGGCGATACAGATATATGAGAGGCTTGTGGACGAGGAGGGTAAGACTGAGTTTTCAAATGGTCTTGCCACGGTCTACATGAACAATGCAGTTGCCGTAAGTGCCCTTGGAGACAAGCTTTCTGCGGTAGAGCTATATGAGAAGGCGATACAGATATATGAGAGGCTTGTAAACAAGGAGGGTAAGACTGAGTTTTCAAATGGTCTTGCCACGGTCTACATGAACAAAGCAGTTGCGGTAATGCAGCTTGGAGACAACCGTTTTGCAGCAGAGATATATGAGAAGGCGATACAGATCAGGGAGAGGCTTGTGAACAAGGAGGGCAGGACTGAGCTGACAGGTGATCTGGCATGGGTAAAGATATACAAGGCGACTGTTTTAGATATTTTGGGAGAGACACAAAAGGCAAGAGAAGAATTTCAGCAAGCCTTGCCTGCCCTGCGCAAAGAGGTGCAAAGCACACGCCGGGCTGATCTTGCGAATGTGTTGAAATGGGCAGAGACAAATTTGCAGCACCTTATGTGAAGTCTCTGATGAGACAAGAAAAACTCTACACAAAAATGGACAGGACAAACATATAGGTGCCCTGGCGACAAGGAGGGAACATATGCATTTCGTCATAACTGTGCTGGGCATCGCGGCGGGTGTCTGGTTTGGCATTCGCTCTGAAGTGTATTTTCCAATGATTCTTGTGTGGGCCATGGGCGGAGCTTTCGTGACGATTATGACTGCTACGCTTTCGGTGCCGACCTCGGTGAATGCCTTTCAGGGTCACCCGGATCCCGACATGAGCCCTGAGCAATATTCCCGGGGCATCGCTGTGTTGTTCTTTGTCGCAGCCGGGTTCTTTATCATCTTCACCCCGAGCAATTTGAAGGGACCCTTCCTTGGATGGGCGAATCCTGCGATTCCATCGGCTCTCCAGTGGGGCAGTCTCATGAGTGTGATTCGCCTTAAGAATCCGCGAGTTAATCTCACTGTCCTTGGAATATTTTTCTGGCTCTCGATTGCCGGGGCATTCTGGGTCTATCCGTTGCAGCAACGGTAGGTAGCGCGTACGTTTTGCTTACGAATGCCCCATAGTAAAGGGATAGACAGCAGGAAGCGGGATAGGATTAAAGCTCTGCAGCTTCTATGGGATTTAGAATTCTTCTAAAATTTAGACAAATTCCATCATGAAAATACATCTGCTGCAATCAAGTTCATAATTGCCCTTCTTCTGCTTTGTATATATAACTCACCGAGTTAAAAGAACAATATTCGTACAGGAAGTTTCAATACAGTCTATCCTCACCATCTGGCACAGGATTTGCTTAATGTAAAGATATCAAATCATTCAAGGAGGAAAAGAAAATGTCAATGAACAGTATAGTACTTCGTAATATGAAGTGTACGTTACTGTCTTTAGCAATAGTTTTAACGCATGGATGCGGCGGGGTAATTATTCTTATACCAATTCGCTATCTATTAATAAACATCATTAATATGAAATATCTAATATATCAACATGATGAGTTATGCTTTATTTATCCTATGATGATAGCTAATTGGTATCAGTCGCCGAGAACTGATATTGAAACTTGTGCACTTATACAGATCAACGAGAAAATAATAAGCAATTAACAGTGAGGCCATAGAAGAAGAATGAATGCCTGGCTCAAGAGTATACTCAAGCGACCGTTTATCATGATCACAATCGCCTTCCTCGTATTGGTTCATGGTGGTTCTACCTATCTTCAAGTCCCTATAATCGCGTCAGCGGAGTATAGTCGGAATGCTTTTGACCTCAGCGTTACGGCGAAGTGGAGATATGGCTATGTCGTCGAACACCATGGGGCATTCCTGGTGAAAGCGCGTAATATACCGGAAACCGTGCCATATCTCGACCCCGGGTTGTCTGAGGACAAAGAGCTTGCTTCTGCAATGTCACGCAAACTTGAGACGTATCCCTTGAGAGCTGCACTTGAAGCTCTTTTTTACTCATTTCTTGTCGGGTATGCTTTATTCCTGGTGCCATGGCTGAGAAGCAAGTTTGCTGCCAAGAATTCACGTTACAGCCATGGGACTCTTTTCGAAGGTGCGGTATGGGCACTGGGCTGGACATTGGCATGTCTGCCGCTTATCTGTTTTGGGTATGGATCATCACTTTTCTCAACGTGGGCTGGACCTGGTGCTTCAGGGTACAGCGGTCCTTATCCAGGCCTCATTACGGGGCTATCCGGCGAAACCATCACCTACCGCCCGCTTCTTGAGGGCGCCAGCATCATTCCGATGATTGCCGTTGAGGCAACCGGTCTGGGCCGGTGTCTTCCCGAGATGACCATGGGACTATTTGTCTGGATCTCTGGTGTTCTGTTCTATTGTACGGTAGCTTTCCTGGTCTGGGGAGCCGTATGTTTAATTGATGCTCTCGTTGCAAAACACAATGACAGGCAAAATTAAGGTTTGATGAGTGTGAAACGTGTGTCAACCCCCAGATAGACGATTGCTTTTTTGCAACCAGACAAGAGGCTATGAAAGACATTACAGAGTACAACGAGATTTTCTATAACGACCACAGCAGTGGACTATCCTAAAATATAAGGTTATATGATTTTAACCCTTTTATTTGGCATCAGGAGCTCGTGAGATTTATGCTTGGGAAACAGATTTACCTCATCCCTGGAAGGGGAGAAAAGTTGGATGACACCCTTGGCCGGATACTTAAGATGCTGGGCTATAATTATGAGGGTATGGCATTGACCCTCGATGTTGAACATTTATGGTTTTCTGAACAACTGGAATTAGTGAGGTCCGATTTGACACTACAGTTCTGGGATGCGGGTTCTGTCTTAATTGGCCGTTCTTACGGAGCTTATCTGCTTCTTCATACATTAGCAGATATGCCTCCTTTCCCCGGCCGGGTGCTATTATTTTCACCTGTGCTCGGTGCGGCTTCCAGCAAGGATCATCACTACGGGTCTATCCCACCCCGTGCCGAAAAACTTTTCAAACTGGCCAAAAGCAATACCTTCCCTGCACCGGCGTATATGGAAATACATACAGGGGCAGAGGATCACGACTGTTCCCCGTTGCTGGCGGAGAATTTTAAGTCAGGCGTCAAGAACACTACATTAGTAATGGTAGAGGGAGCTGGTCATAATTTGAGTGAAAATTATCTGCGAGATATTCTTATCCAATTTTTTAAAAGGTCATGTGAAGTAGGGCGAAGATAGGATTTATAGATATTGCAGGGTGGGAGGACACAATGGCATGCTGGGCTGCCTTTATGATTCCATATTTTGGTTTAGGGACCCTGAGCCTTTTATCTTTGTGCTGAAATGCCTGGATAATGTATGCAGGGTCCGCATCCCTTATGAGTCGCGCTGAAGGTATTTCCGTTGAAAGAGAAGCATCACACCACCGAAGACATTACAGATCTTCTCCAGTTCGGGGAAAGTGCTCTTGAGCATCCTTTTAATGTCGTTCTTTTCCGATCCAATGAGCTATAAGACAAACTTCCTCTCCCTCGCAATATCCTTCAGGTCCATACACTGGTGGACAAAAAACTGATCCATGGAATCTTTCTGTGCAAAAAGAAATCGTGCTATAGTATGGGCAACCTTCTTATCAGTTTTTGTCTTTCTCAAAGAAAGCTTACTGAAATTTATGATGAGTAAGGGATTTACAACAATCGTGCGGATTTCTTCTGAAGTCAAGAAAGAGAAAAGGTTCATATGATACGATCCGGTAGATTCCATAGCAACCACAACGTCAGAGAGATCATTGCTGTTAGAAGAGATTGCCTTCATGCATTCGGAGAAACCGCTTCTGTCCATACCGGCAATAAGAGAAAATATTACATATTCCTTTCCGTCAATACCGAATACAGAAAATGAATCCTCTGTATTCAATTAACTTTCTCGTATTTACTGCTTGAAGTTAATATACAATTGATGGATGATAAATACTCGAGTAGGAAGTCAGTGAAGCAGGAATGTGAAATATAATTATGTTTTCATGGGGGGTATATTGTTTGATGTTTTTATATTTCAGAAGAATACTATGCAGAATTTCTGTATACTTAATTGTTCGACCCGATGAGTATTCTCTTGAATAGCGGTGCCAGCCACATGTCCGTCACCACATTTGCTGATGGAAGCGAGATTCAGCTTCCTGAAAAGAGCCGTCATGTATCAACAAGGGGACATGGGCATTATCTGATGATTGATCGAACCGATGATTTTTTTATCAAGCGTCCAACATCTTATCACTTTCAGGTTCTGAGCGT
This region includes:
- the clpP gene encoding ATP-dependent Clp endopeptidase proteolytic subunit ClpP, with translation MGILRMPYVLEQTPQGQRQLDIYTRLLTDRVVFLTGEINDDVADVIIAQFFYLESAESKKDIYFYINSPGGVVTAGLAIYDTMQYISCDVATICLGQAASMGAVLLAAGARGKRMAMPNARVMIHQPLGGAQGQASDVEIQAKEMVRMKQRLNEILVEHTCQSMEVIRKDTDRDFFLTAEEAVEYGLIDKVIKKRS
- a CDS encoding serine/threonine-protein kinase, giving the protein MSFFSDIKKLFKKEQPAHAAGKDEAAIPAKAPNKGGTVLRKPDEVEPIVENRSDEDAEASPWKVDRIILNEYIIERELGQGGMGTVYLVAKRASDGTRFAVKTLLSSVLKDEIYKNLFMKELRTWIELPEHPHITACRFFRTVDDRLAIFAEYIDGGTLRDWIRGKKLNSLEKILDAAIQTAWGLEAAHTQGVIHQDMKPANVLMTKDGTAKITDFGLARAKNTLGVDRLTGDIPKSAGVSTLGMTKEYCSPEQAAWQELAHKTDIWSWGLSVFEMFKGSATWGPGTIAMHALEEYIKSKPAPDLPRLPESVAAVLRRCFEDELSKRWDNLGEAAKELIEIYRKETGKEYHRKKPEIKSRQGLEDITHDRRTIRGTKWEDPRVHLAEALKLSGRDQSELEALLKEQKGSRKAQALLDLEVYERVLSLHSNLIEQGRKEFQTTLASLLVHKAFVHEDVADVPGAIAMYDKAIQIYERLVNEEGKTEPSNALADVYINKANAVMQLGDNRFAAEISDKAIQIYERLVDEEGKTEFSNNLARVYMNKAIAVSALGDNRFAAEISDKAIQIYERLVDEEGKTEFSNGLATVYMNNAVAVSALGDKLSAVELYEKAIQIYERLVNKEGKTEFSNGLATVYMNKAVAVMQLGDNRFAAEIYEKAIQIRERLVNKEGRTELTGDLAWVKIYKATVLDILGETQKAREEFQQALPALRKEVQSTRRADLANVLKWAETNLQHLM
- a CDS encoding transposase, coding for MNTEDSFSVFGIDGKEYVIFSLIAGMDRSGFSECMKAISSNSNDLSDVVVAMESTGSYHMNLFSFLTSEEIRTIVVNPLLIINFSKLSLRKTKTDKKVAHTIARFLFAQKDSMDQFFVHQCMDLKDIARERKFVL